Proteins encoded within one genomic window of Castellaniella sp.:
- a CDS encoding DUF1016 N-terminal domain-containing protein: protein MSTDDAKPVKLTPVPEGYADWLVELKTRIHTAQQRAALAVNRELVLLYWQIGQDILARQAAQGWGAKVIERLSQDLRSAFPEMKGFSRANLMYMRAFAAAWPDEQIVQQAVGQLPWGHNLVLLSQLSLLMEQVLAPRFEFKPKNSDSGPTPGFDYGDGGYDPDRCNFGVNEQTGAYQIEIKGLAEPKSQEAARICQEDLNEVIAAFVQDKPTIERGLFDEELVPEELTQVRMGKIIKDKYPEFDAEDQEAVRQHAIAALNLTQQAKRLVTDGESDGSPNTALLDGVRRFAMDVRELDIDLIDRINPFGEAYAILAKTMSEDSLKQVATAISTKRTTITPDDAKVIAKRAAEFKRERGRLPSATSQDTWEKHLAEGAAAFMRFRAEGRYE from the coding sequence ATGAGCACCGATGATGCAAAACCCGTCAAACTGACACCAGTGCCCGAAGGCTACGCCGACTGGCTGGTCGAGCTGAAAACCCGCATCCACACCGCCCAGCAACGCGCCGCGCTGGCGGTTAATCGTGAACTCGTGCTGCTCTACTGGCAGATTGGTCAGGACATCCTGGCACGGCAGGCCGCACAGGGTTGGGGTGCGAAAGTCATCGAGCGGCTGTCGCAGGACTTGCGTTCGGCCTTCCCGGAGATGAAAGGTTTTTCCCGCGCCAACCTGATGTATATGCGGGCGTTTGCGGCGGCGTGGCCCGACGAGCAAATTGTCCAACAGGCTGTTGGACAATTGCCCTGGGGGCACAATCTTGTGCTGTTGTCGCAGTTGAGCCTGCTGATGGAGCAGGTATTGGCCCCGCGCTTCGAGTTCAAGCCCAAGAACTCTGACAGCGGCCCGACGCCGGGCTTTGACTATGGCGACGGGGGGTATGACCCGGATCGCTGCAATTTCGGTGTCAACGAGCAGACCGGGGCCTACCAGATCGAGATCAAGGGCCTGGCCGAGCCCAAAAGCCAAGAGGCTGCGCGTATCTGCCAGGAGGACTTGAACGAAGTGATCGCGGCCTTCGTACAAGACAAGCCCACCATCGAGCGCGGCCTGTTCGATGAGGAACTGGTGCCCGAAGAACTGACGCAGGTTCGCATGGGCAAGATCATCAAGGACAAATACCCCGAGTTTGACGCCGAAGATCAGGAGGCCGTGCGGCAGCACGCCATCGCCGCCCTCAACCTTACGCAGCAGGCCAAGCGGCTTGTTACTGACGGCGAAAGTGATGGGTCGCCTAATACGGCCTTGCTCGACGGCGTGCGCCGCTTCGCGATGGACGTGCGTGAACTGGATATTGACCTGATAGACCGCATCAATCCCTTCGGCGAAGCCTATGCCATCCTCGCCAAGACCATGAGCGAAGACAGCTTGAAGCAGGTCGCAACGGCCATCTCGACCAAGCGCACCACAATCACGCCTGACGATGCCAAAGTGATTGCCAAGCGCGCGGCTGAGTTCAAGCGCGAACGCGGGCGGCTTCCATCGGCAACCTCGCAAGATACCTGGGAAAAGCACCTTGCCGAAGGCGCAGCCGCATTCATGCGTTTCAGGGCGGAGGGGCGCTATGAGTAA